In Trichocoleus desertorum NBK24, the following are encoded in one genomic region:
- a CDS encoding radical SAM protein, with product MAPLVANYYLTYRCNARCHFCDIWALEPPQEASFETIQHNLQDLRRLGVRYVDFTGGEPLLRADVAQIYTEAKRQGFQTSMTTNTILYPKKAKEIQGLVDFLNFSLDGGDADTHDQSRGVRIFDTLVESVKLAHSLGEHPVLNHTVTAQNYERIGEVGELGLQLGARVWLNPAFTAHSNYNDKKNPTPDMVAAIEAAAKKFNNVGYNKAALAFIEAGGNDTKNPRCKAVDAVIAISPDDKLLLPCYHFSQTGVPIEGRLYELYRQNEVVEEYRQSQGKLSVCEGCTVWCYLIPSFFKGVDKYWWLNQITYAGEFLARKRFLQRA from the coding sequence ATGGCACCTCTGGTTGCAAATTACTACCTGACCTACCGCTGCAATGCCCGTTGCCACTTTTGTGATATCTGGGCATTAGAGCCGCCTCAAGAAGCGAGTTTTGAGACCATCCAGCACAATCTACAAGATCTGCGACGCTTGGGAGTGCGGTATGTAGACTTTACGGGTGGCGAACCACTGCTACGAGCCGATGTAGCGCAGATTTATACGGAAGCAAAGCGGCAGGGTTTCCAGACCAGCATGACGACCAACACGATTCTCTATCCTAAAAAAGCGAAAGAGATTCAAGGTCTGGTTGATTTTCTCAATTTTTCACTGGATGGGGGCGATGCTGACACCCATGACCAATCGAGGGGTGTAAGGATTTTTGACACTCTTGTCGAGTCAGTCAAACTCGCTCATTCCTTGGGAGAGCATCCGGTGCTCAACCACACTGTAACAGCTCAAAATTATGAGCGAATTGGCGAAGTGGGTGAACTGGGCCTTCAGTTAGGGGCGCGTGTTTGGCTCAACCCTGCTTTCACCGCTCACAGCAACTATAACGATAAGAAAAACCCAACGCCTGATATGGTGGCAGCGATCGAAGCGGCTGCTAAGAAATTTAACAATGTTGGTTACAATAAGGCTGCACTGGCTTTTATTGAGGCTGGTGGTAATGACACCAAAAATCCTCGCTGTAAAGCGGTGGATGCTGTAATCGCTATTTCACCCGACGACAAATTGCTCTTACCCTGCTATCACTTTTCTCAAACGGGTGTCCCAATTGAGGGACGGCTGTATGAACTCTATCGCCAAAATGAGGTGGTAGAGGAATATCGCCAGTCGCAGGGAAAACTGTCTGTATGTGAAGGCTGTACGGTTTGGTGCTATCTCATTCCCAGCTTCTTCAAGGGTGTCGATAAATATTGGTGGTTGAATCAAATAACCTATGCGGGAGAATTCCTGGCCCGGAAACGATTCCTTCAGCGAGCTTGA
- a CDS encoding carotenoid oxygenase family protein: MVSTAQPTQTQASWSKAIPATSTNAIAQPVKEFNLTPLTVISGTIPPGLEGSLYRNGPARLERGGYDAQHWFDGDGAILGVHFRDGGATGVYRFVQTADYQAEAQAGRLLYGGYGTMPSGSLWNRLTQGTKNAANTSVLALSDKLLALWEGGQPHALNLQTLETLGIESLGQLGGEKRYSAHPKRDPQTGEIFNFGVGYGKTGMLHVYRSDKTGQIRQHNAIALDGFPLIHDFVLAGPYLVFCIPPVRLNPFSVLLKLQSYSDALTWKPKLGTQILVLDRETLAVVSRGEADPWYQWHFGNGYVDTDGAVVVDMVRYADFRTNQYLQEVATGQTHTIAQGTLWQLRLQPESGKVLAMTELLDRGCEFPVVNPQEVGQASRFTYLSAHHLGADISQEMFGAIARFDHQTGQLMTADLGDRCYPTEPIYAPDRENPDQGWILTVVFDSKADRSEVQIFARDRLNEAPICRLALLSIIPLGFHGTWNPA; this comes from the coding sequence ATGGTTAGTACGGCCCAACCGACGCAAACTCAAGCATCTTGGTCTAAGGCGATTCCAGCAACGAGCACGAATGCGATCGCCCAACCTGTTAAAGAATTTAATCTCACACCCTTAACCGTAATTTCGGGCACCATTCCTCCCGGATTAGAGGGTTCGCTCTATCGTAATGGCCCCGCCCGACTAGAACGAGGTGGCTACGATGCCCAGCATTGGTTTGATGGCGATGGCGCAATTCTCGGTGTCCATTTTAGGGATGGGGGAGCGACCGGAGTCTACCGCTTTGTTCAGACCGCCGATTACCAAGCAGAAGCTCAAGCAGGCCGTTTGCTCTATGGCGGCTATGGCACCATGCCCTCAGGTTCCCTCTGGAATCGGCTGACGCAAGGAACAAAAAATGCTGCGAATACCTCGGTGCTGGCTCTGTCAGACAAACTTTTAGCGCTGTGGGAAGGGGGACAGCCTCATGCCCTAAATCTTCAAACGCTAGAAACCCTGGGGATAGAGAGCCTGGGTCAATTGGGTGGGGAAAAGCGCTATTCGGCTCACCCCAAACGTGACCCACAAACTGGCGAGATTTTTAACTTTGGGGTGGGTTATGGCAAAACAGGCATGCTGCACGTTTATCGCAGTGACAAAACAGGCCAGATTCGCCAGCACAACGCGATCGCCCTGGATGGTTTTCCCTTAATTCACGACTTTGTCCTAGCAGGGCCGTATTTGGTGTTTTGCATCCCTCCTGTGCGGCTTAATCCCTTCTCTGTCTTGCTAAAGCTGCAAAGCTACAGCGATGCCCTGACCTGGAAGCCCAAGCTAGGCACCCAAATTTTAGTGCTGGATCGGGAGACTCTTGCCGTAGTGAGCCGTGGTGAAGCAGATCCTTGGTATCAGTGGCACTTTGGCAATGGCTACGTAGATACCGATGGCGCAGTTGTCGTAGATATGGTTCGCTATGCAGATTTTCGAACGAATCAGTATCTACAAGAAGTCGCAACTGGACAGACCCACACGATCGCTCAAGGCACTTTATGGCAACTCCGACTCCAGCCTGAGTCAGGTAAGGTTTTAGCCATGACAGAACTGCTCGATCGCGGCTGCGAATTTCCCGTGGTGAATCCCCAAGAAGTTGGGCAAGCCTCTCGCTTTACCTATCTCTCCGCTCATCATCTTGGTGCGGATATTAGCCAAGAAATGTTTGGGGCGATCGCTCGTTTTGATCACCAAACTGGGCAACTCATGACCGCAGATTTAGGCGATCGCTGCTACCCCACCGAACCCATCTACGCTCCTGATCGCGAGAATCCTGACCAAGGCTGGATTCTAACTGTGGTGTTTGATAGCAAAGCAGATCGCAGTGAAGTCCAAATTTTCGCTAGAGATCGCCTCAATGAGGCTCCAATTTGTCGGTTAGCATTGCTTAGCATCATTCCCTTGGGCTTCCACGGCACCTGGAACCCAGCCTAA
- a CDS encoding MAPEG family protein yields the protein MSVPLPVAALLLYSIAGAALLVYVPFLVVAYGRLQAGYDQRAPRAIFEKLPPYAQRATWAHQNSFESFMLFAAAALMAYVTQQDSIWVAGAAIAYLMARLLFSVFYILDIPLARSLMFGIGTLCIATLMGTSLTSLH from the coding sequence ATGTCTGTGCCATTGCCAGTTGCAGCACTTTTGCTTTATAGCATTGCCGGGGCTGCATTGCTTGTCTATGTTCCCTTCCTCGTCGTCGCTTATGGGCGGCTACAGGCTGGGTATGACCAGCGGGCTCCAAGAGCAATATTTGAGAAGTTGCCGCCTTACGCGCAGCGAGCAACTTGGGCGCACCAGAACTCATTTGAATCGTTTATGTTGTTTGCGGCAGCAGCATTGATGGCTTATGTGACGCAACAAGATTCAATCTGGGTGGCGGGAGCGGCGATCGCTTATTTGATGGCACGGTTGCTGTTTTCGGTGTTTTATATTCTAGATATTCCCCTGGCGCGATCGCTGATGTTTGGCATTGGTACCCTTTGTATTGCTACATTGATGGGCACGAGCTTGACTTCCCTGCATTAA
- a CDS encoding glycosyltransferase, whose protein sequence is MTDLSEVEEDLETPSYKGFRGRRRKAAFTLTMVWSGTIALHLFSWGIWVVIGLTTVVGIHALRIMLARPLPAPKPLAEADQADWPFVSLLVAAKNEEVVVGKLVKTLCNLDYPADRYELWVIDDSSTDRTPILLDQLAREYPQLKVLHRAAGAGGGKSGALNQVLPLTQGEILAVFDADAQVSQDLLKRVLPLFQRSQVGAVQVRKAIANAGTNFLTQGQSIEMALDAFFQEQRIAIGGIGELRGNGQFVRRLALERCGGWNEETITDDLDLTFRLHLDQWDIDFLAVPAVDEEGVTRSLALWHQRNRWAEGGYQRYLDYWRFLARNRRLSPRKTFDLFVFWLIQYILPTASVPDLLMAIARNSSPLLSPLASLTVMLSFMGMFVGLRRYQQPKLAATPVEAQANLDASFWTRLSQSLQGTVYMFHWLVVVASTTARISVRPKRLKWIKTIHQGAEDEVWLDLPEQT, encoded by the coding sequence TTGACTGACTTATCGGAGGTAGAAGAGGATCTAGAAACTCCCTCTTATAAGGGTTTTAGAGGGCGGCGACGGAAAGCAGCTTTTACGCTCACAATGGTTTGGAGTGGCACGATCGCCCTCCATTTATTTTCTTGGGGCATTTGGGTTGTAATTGGCTTAACCACAGTGGTGGGAATCCACGCTCTGCGGATTATGCTGGCTCGACCTCTACCAGCTCCAAAACCTCTAGCCGAAGCGGATCAAGCAGATTGGCCTTTTGTTTCTTTGCTGGTGGCAGCTAAAAACGAAGAGGTAGTGGTTGGCAAGCTGGTCAAGACGCTGTGTAATCTAGACTATCCAGCCGATCGCTATGAGCTTTGGGTGATTGATGACAGCAGCACCGATCGCACCCCAATTTTGCTCGATCAGTTGGCCAGGGAGTACCCACAACTTAAGGTTCTGCACCGCGCGGCAGGCGCGGGCGGTGGCAAGTCGGGAGCCTTGAATCAGGTTTTACCCTTAACCCAAGGGGAAATTCTGGCTGTCTTTGATGCAGATGCACAGGTGTCTCAGGACTTGCTGAAGCGGGTGTTGCCTCTGTTCCAACGGTCTCAAGTGGGCGCGGTGCAGGTACGAAAGGCGATCGCGAATGCTGGCACCAACTTCTTGACTCAAGGGCAATCGATTGAAATGGCATTGGATGCCTTTTTTCAAGAACAACGGATTGCCATTGGTGGCATTGGCGAATTGCGGGGAAATGGTCAGTTTGTCCGGCGCTTAGCCCTAGAGCGGTGTGGTGGTTGGAACGAGGAAACCATTACGGATGACCTAGACCTCACCTTCCGCTTACACCTCGATCAGTGGGACATTGATTTTCTGGCAGTGCCTGCGGTTGACGAAGAAGGGGTGACGCGATCGCTAGCGCTTTGGCATCAACGCAATCGTTGGGCAGAAGGTGGTTATCAACGGTATTTAGATTACTGGCGTTTCCTGGCTCGCAATCGTCGGCTCAGCCCTCGAAAGACGTTTGATTTATTCGTTTTTTGGCTGATCCAGTATATTTTGCCGACAGCTTCCGTACCCGACTTGTTGATGGCGATCGCTCGTAATAGCTCACCCCTCCTCAGCCCACTGGCTAGCTTGACGGTGATGCTCTCGTTTATGGGCATGTTTGTCGGTTTGCGCCGCTACCAACAACCTAAACTAGCTGCAACTCCAGTGGAGGCTCAGGCAAATTTAGACGCTTCTTTCTGGACGAGACTGTCTCAATCTTTGCAAGGAACGGTCTATATGTTCCATTGGTTGGTGGTTGTAGCTAGTACGACAGCGCGTATTTCAGTGCGACCGAAGCGCTTGAAGTGGATCAAGACCATCCATCAGGGTGCTGAAGATGAAGTTTGGCTAGATCTACCGGAGCAAACCTAA
- a CDS encoding DNA recombination-mediator protein A, giving the protein MSQSIDLPKVDDFLQELATIQQTGSKRIALLGSRHVPITHQHLIEMMSYALVLSGNRLITSGATGTNSAAIRGAMRADPNLLTVILPQSLERQPRESREQLAQVMHLVENPENDSLTLAEASALCNLEIVSRCQQLICFAFHDSQTLLKTCQDAEEQRRIITLFYFD; this is encoded by the coding sequence TTGAGTCAATCGATAGATCTGCCTAAAGTAGACGATTTTTTACAAGAGCTGGCGACCATTCAGCAAACAGGGTCTAAACGCATCGCCTTGCTGGGGTCACGTCACGTTCCGATTACTCATCAACACTTAATTGAAATGATGAGTTATGCCCTGGTGTTGTCCGGTAATCGTCTCATTACCTCTGGTGCAACCGGAACCAATTCCGCAGCGATTCGGGGTGCCATGCGGGCTGATCCGAATTTGCTGACAGTCATTCTGCCTCAGAGCTTGGAACGCCAACCTCGCGAATCTCGCGAACAATTGGCCCAGGTGATGCACCTGGTAGAGAATCCGGAGAATGATAGTTTAACTTTGGCTGAAGCGAGCGCGCTGTGCAACCTGGAGATTGTTTCTCGCTGCCAGCAGCTCATTTGCTTTGCCTTTCATGACAGCCAAACGTTGCTCAAGACTTGTCAAGACGCTGAAGAGCAGCGCCGAATTATCACCCTGTTTTACTTTGACTAA
- a CDS encoding phosphotransacetylase family protein, translated as MPKSPKYLLVGSTEAYSGKSAMILGVAYQLKERGLDIAYGKPLGTCLSESRTDALDEDVRFFSQVLKLPENRLQPTLLALDEQTVQNRLQGLDRTNYRQTLNQYLQMQGGDLVLLEGPGTLEEGSLFDLSLSQVAETVDAAVLLVARCHSLLLVDGLLAAKEKLGDRLIGVLINDIPKEQLETVDKVVRPFLAQHEIPVLGLFPRSDLLRSVSVRELVHQLNAEVLCRGDRLDLMVESLTIGAMNVSSAMKYFQKARNMAVVTGGDRTDIQLAALETSTQCLILTGHLPPTRTIISRADDLEIPILSVDLDTLTTVEIIDRAFGQVRLHEPIKMQYVQQMVAEHFDIDQLMAKLNLEPAVTVQ; from the coding sequence GTGCCAAAGTCCCCGAAGTATTTGTTAGTCGGATCAACGGAAGCTTACAGTGGTAAGTCAGCCATGATCCTGGGTGTGGCTTACCAATTGAAGGAGCGAGGGCTAGACATCGCCTATGGTAAACCTTTAGGCACCTGCTTAAGCGAATCTCGAACAGATGCGCTGGATGAGGATGTGCGGTTCTTCTCTCAAGTCCTGAAGTTGCCTGAAAATCGCTTGCAGCCGACGTTACTTGCGCTGGACGAACAGACGGTGCAAAACCGCTTGCAGGGGCTGGATCGAACGAACTACCGCCAAACCCTCAACCAATACTTACAGATGCAAGGAGGGGACCTGGTGCTTTTGGAAGGGCCAGGTACTTTAGAGGAGGGGAGTCTATTTGATCTCTCTCTGTCTCAAGTAGCAGAAACCGTTGATGCGGCTGTGTTGCTGGTGGCTCGTTGTCACTCGTTGTTGCTAGTCGATGGCTTGCTGGCTGCTAAAGAGAAGCTGGGCGATCGCCTGATTGGGGTATTGATTAACGACATTCCCAAGGAGCAGCTAGAGACGGTGGACAAGGTGGTGCGGCCCTTTTTAGCACAACACGAAATTCCCGTACTAGGGCTATTTCCACGCAGTGATTTGCTGCGGAGTGTCAGTGTGCGCGAACTGGTGCATCAGCTCAATGCGGAAGTGCTCTGCCGAGGCGATCGCTTAGATCTGATGGTAGAAAGCCTGACGATCGGGGCGATGAATGTCAGCTCTGCTATGAAGTACTTCCAGAAAGCGCGAAATATGGCAGTAGTAACGGGAGGCGATCGCACGGATATTCAGCTTGCCGCCCTGGAAACCTCGACGCAATGCCTGATTTTGACTGGGCATTTGCCGCCTACTCGCACCATTATTAGTCGGGCAGACGATCTAGAAATTCCTATTCTCTCGGTGGATCTCGATACGCTAACCACGGTAGAAATTATTGACCGCGCTTTTGGTCAGGTACGCCTGCATGAGCCGATCAAGATGCAATACGTTCAGCAAATGGTGGCGGAGCATTTTGACATTGACCAGCTCATGGCGAAACTGAATCTAGAACCCGCTGTAACCGTACAGTAA
- the ebsA gene encoding type IV pilus biogenesis protein EbsA codes for MAIEQLQPAASRDVNVYMPYYQGNKRNVLPLAISLYQKGALEGQRKIEGGDGIPFIATWNVSMLPADLTRCRMQFEGNAELSYEVTMANFEFVDCLIDLLMTFKRSRNADFSQAFYRKLLRLED; via the coding sequence ATGGCCATCGAACAACTCCAGCCAGCTGCTAGCCGGGATGTCAACGTCTACATGCCCTACTATCAGGGCAACAAGCGAAATGTGCTGCCCCTTGCCATCAGCCTTTATCAAAAGGGAGCTTTAGAAGGACAGCGCAAAATTGAGGGTGGTGACGGGATTCCGTTTATTGCTACTTGGAACGTATCTATGTTGCCCGCAGACTTAACTCGCTGCCGTATGCAATTTGAAGGCAATGCTGAACTGAGCTACGAAGTCACAATGGCTAACTTTGAGTTTGTCGATTGCTTGATTGACTTGCTGATGACCTTTAAGCGCAGTCGCAATGCTGATTTCTCGCAAGCCTTTTACCGTAAGCTTTTGCGCCTAGAAGACTAA